TCGCCGAGGACGCGGGCGCGCGAGTCGTCACGCAATCGGGCTCGGGCAAGGGGCAGGCGGTCCGCGAGGCGATCGACCGGCACGTACGCCAGCCGTACGTCCTGATGCTCGACGGCGACGCGACCTACCGGCCCGACGACGCCGACCGGATGCTCGAACCGCTGTTCGAGGGGGAGGCCGAACACGTCATCGGCAACCGCTTCGCGGACATGCGGCCGGGGGCCATGACGCGGCTCAACCAGGTGGGCAACCGGATCATCAACGCCGCCTTCTCGGTGATCCACGGCCGGGACCTCGTCGACATCCTCTCTGGCTACCGTGCGTTCACGCTGGAGTCGGCCCGCAGGCTCCCCCTGTCGGCCGACGGGTTCGGCATCGAGACCGAACTGGCCGTCGAGTGCGTGAAGAACGGCGTCACGACGTCGGTGGTGCCGATCACCTACGAGCCGCGGCCCGACGAGTCGGAGACGAACCTGCGGCCGTTCCGCGACGGCGCCCGAATCGTCTTCACCATTTACCGGATGGCGAAGACGAACAACCCGCTGTTCTACTTCGGGAGCGTCGGCATGCTGAGTACGGTCGGCGGCCTCCTCGTAGCGCTGTACGTCGCCTACGATTGGTTCGTCGCGAGCACGTCCCACGAGGTCCTCGCAGTGGTCGCTGCCTCGGGGATCCTCTTCGGCGTCCAGTTGCTGATGTTCGGCGTCCTCTCCGACATGATCGTGACGGTCAACCGGGAGCAGACCCGCCGGATCGAGCGGATCGCGCGCCAGCTCGGCGAGGACGACTCGCCGTCGGTCGATCCGGCCGCGCAGCCCGGCGATACCGCAGATCCGGCCGGGGAAGCGGCCGTCGACGGCGGGAGCGACGGGGCTCCCGAAGCGGCCGGCGACGGCGAGACGTCGGCCGGGGACGACTGAGCGCCGCGGCCGGTGGTCGGCGGGCCGCCGCGTTTCAATTTCGGCTTTAGAAGGGAACGAGGGCCTTGAGTTGCGAGAGCAGGCTGTTGCCGGTCGCTTCGCGCCTGGACTCGAAGACCGGATGGAGCGCGTTCAGCAGTTCCTGCTCGTGGTCGAACTCCCTGGCGTCGACCTCTTCGAGGGCCTCCTCCAGCGTGATGGTGTGCCCGGTCGCGTCGAAGGGGATCTCGAGGTGTCCGAGCCGGTTGGCCAGCGACCGGGCCTCGATCGGGTACTCGACGTCGGCCTCGCTCAGGCGGGCGTCGAGCGCGGCGATACCGAACTCGATGACGTCTGGCTCGTCGTCGTCGTTTGCCGGTGGCCGGACTCCCATTGGGGTCAACCACGGCCCCCATGAGCGAAAAACCCTGCGTTCTGCCCCGTCGGGACGATGGAGCCGTCACCGCCCGCACTCGCGTCCCCCGATGACGCGCCCGTCACCCGGTGACAAAAGTGTTATAAAGATGATAAGTACGCGGAGCCCATAAGGACTCCTGCTATGAGACGAACCGAACTCATCGGAGCGAGTCGACGGCCGAACGACGAGCGGGAGGTGGTCCGCTGATGGCCTTCCTCTCCGGACCGGCGGCGGTGCTGTTCCTCGTGAGCCGGGTCCTCTTCGGCGCCGTCATGGCGTTCATGGGCCTGAACCATGTCCTGAACGTCGACCAGATGACGCCCTACGCGGAGATGAAAGGCGTTCCCGCCCCGCGGTTCTCGGTGCTGTTCAGCGGCGGGATGCTGCTGGCCGGCGGACTCGGCATCGCGGCCGGCGCCTTCCCCGTTCTGGCCGCCGGTGCCGTCGCCGGCTTCCTGCTCGTGGCGACGCCCACGATGCACGACTTCTGGGCGGCCCCCGAGGAGGACCAGCAGGACGAGATGAGCAGCTTCCTGAAGAATCTCGTCGTGCTCGGCGCGTCCGTCGCCTTCCTCGCGGTCGGCGGGCTGGCGTGGCCCTTCGCCGTCGGCGTCGGCCTGTTCTGACGCAGCGTTTCGGTATTTACTACCACTTAATACCATCTTGAGGTATTAAATACCACACCACCCGTCCGCTTCC
This genomic interval from Halomicrobium urmianum contains the following:
- the aglJ gene encoding S-layer glycoprotein N-glycosyltransferase AglJ; amino-acid sequence: MADRDDVCVLVPTYQEAETIGEVVSGFRERGFDNVLVIDGGSTDGTRRVAEDAGARVVTQSGSGKGQAVREAIDRHVRQPYVLMLDGDATYRPDDADRMLEPLFEGEAEHVIGNRFADMRPGAMTRLNQVGNRIINAAFSVIHGRDLVDILSGYRAFTLESARRLPLSADGFGIETELAVECVKNGVTTSVVPITYEPRPDESETNLRPFRDGARIVFTIYRMAKTNNPLFYFGSVGMLSTVGGLLVALYVAYDWFVASTSHEVLAVVAASGILFGVQLLMFGVLSDMIVTVNREQTRRIERIARQLGEDDSPSVDPAAQPGDTADPAGEAAVDGGSDGAPEAAGDGETSAGDD
- a CDS encoding DUF5789 family protein — protein: MGVRPPANDDDEPDVIEFGIAALDARLSEADVEYPIEARSLANRLGHLEIPFDATGHTITLEEALEEVDAREFDHEQELLNALHPVFESRREATGNSLLSQLKALVPF
- a CDS encoding DoxX family protein encodes the protein MAFLSGPAAVLFLVSRVLFGAVMAFMGLNHVLNVDQMTPYAEMKGVPAPRFSVLFSGGMLLAGGLGIAAGAFPVLAAGAVAGFLLVATPTMHDFWAAPEEDQQDEMSSFLKNLVVLGASVAFLAVGGLAWPFAVGVGLF